One genomic segment of Xyrauchen texanus isolate HMW12.3.18 chromosome 5, RBS_HiC_50CHRs, whole genome shotgun sequence includes these proteins:
- the chrnb3a gene encoding LOW QUALITY PROTEIN: neuronal acetylcholine receptor subunit beta-3a (The sequence of the model RefSeq protein was modified relative to this genomic sequence to represent the inferred CDS: inserted 3 bases in 2 codons; substituted 1 base at 1 genomic stop codon): protein MEDTLLRNLFLGYQMWVRPVIHANDTITVHFGLKISQLMDVDEKNQLMTTNVXLWQEWTDCKLRWNPEDYGGITFIRVRSETIWLPDIVLYENADDRFEGSLMTKXIVRFNGTIMWTPPASYKSSCTMDITFFPFYRQKCSMKFGSWTYDGTMVDLTHVDPYVDRKGFFDNGEWERLNATGQRGSRHDGIYSYPFVTYSFILKHLPLFYTLFLIIPCLGLSFLTVLVFYLPSDEGKKLSLSTSVLLSLTVFPLVIEEIIPSSSKVIPLIGEYLLFIMIFVTFSIIVTVFFINVYHCSSATYHPMAPWVKSLFLQRLPRLLCMRGHTDCNQPPYIELQSPELKRGQKKSAGGGRGGIKEDENQAWIALLEKATNSVHYISRHIKKEHFIREVVQDWKFVAQVLERIFXWVFHTVSVLGTVLIFTTALQCT from the exons GATGAAAAGAATCAGCTAATGACCACTAATGTCTAATTGTGGCAG GAGTGGACAGACTGTAAACTTCGGTGGAACCCGGAAGATTATGGTGGAATCACATTTATTAGAGTGCGCTCAGAAACTATCTGGCTACCAGACATTGTCCTCTACGAGAA TGCTGATGACCGATTTGAGGGTTCTCTAATGACCA GCATTGTAAGATTTAACGGTACCATCATGTGGACACCTCCAGCCAGCTATAAATCCTCCTGTACCATGGATATCACCTTTTTCCCCTTCTATAGGCAGAAATGCTCAATGAAGTTTGGATCCTGGACATACGATGGCACTATGGTGGATCTGACACATGTTGACCCATACGTAGACCGTAAAGGTTTCTTTGACAATGGCGAATGGGAAAGACTCAACGCCACTGGACAGAGGGGCAGTCGTCATGACGGCATCTACTCCTATCCTTTTGTCACATATTCTTTCATACTGAAACATCTCCCACTCTTTTACACACTCTTTCTCATTATTCCATGTCTCGGCCTATCGTTTCTCACCGTGCTGGTCTTCTACCTTCCGTCAGATGAAGGAAAAAAGCTTTCGCTTTCCACCTCTGTCCTTTTGTCTCTCACTGTGTTTCCTCTTGTAATTGAAGAGATCATCCCGTCTTCCTCTAAAGTCATCCCTCTGATAGGAGAGTATCTACTTTTCATCATGATATTCGTCACATTCTCAATCATTGTTACTGTTTTTTTCATCAATGTCTATCACTGTTCCTCTGCCACATACCATCCCATGGCACCTTGGGTTAAGAGCCTTTTTCTCCAGAGGTTACCCAGACTACTCTGTATGAGGGGGCACACAGATTGTAATCAACCCCCCTACATTGAGCTGCAAAGCCCAGAACTAAAACGAGGGCAAAAGAAGAGTGCTGGAGGAGGAAGAGGGGGAATAAAGGAAGATGAGAACCAGGCCTGGATTGCCCTGTTGGAGAAAGCCACTAATTCAGTGCACTACATTTCCAGACACATCAAGAAGGAACACTTCATCAGAGAG GTGGTTCAGGACTGGAAATTTGTTGCTCAGGTGTTGGAACGGATCTT ATGGGTCTTTCACACAGTTTCTGTGCTTGGGACCGTCCTCATCTTCACCACAGCACTTCAATGTACCTAA